One segment of Proteus appendicitidis DNA contains the following:
- a CDS encoding RidA family protein — MSYEINTDKAPAAIGPYVQGVDLGNLVITSGQLPVDPATGEFVSDNAAEQARQSLENVKAIIEKAGLTVANIIKTTVFVKDLNDFGTINAAYEAFFKEHNAAFPARSCVEVARLPKDAKVEIEVIAIR; from the coding sequence ATGTCTTACGAAATTAATACCGATAAAGCCCCTGCAGCAATCGGCCCTTATGTACAAGGTGTTGATTTAGGTAACTTAGTGATCACTTCAGGTCAATTACCTGTTGATCCTGCAACGGGTGAATTTGTTTCTGATAATGCCGCAGAGCAAGCTCGTCAATCTTTAGAAAACGTAAAAGCAATCATTGAAAAAGCGGGTTTAACCGTTGCTAATATCATCAAAACCACTGTTTTCGTAAAAGATTTAAATGATTTCGGCACAATTAATGCCGCTTATGAAGCATTCTTTAAAGAGCATAATGCAGCATTCCCAGCTCGCTCATGTGTTGAAGTTGCACGTTTACCAAAAGATGCAAAAGTAGAAATCG
- a CDS encoding LysR substrate-binding domain-containing protein encodes MTQFNSLSGITAFVATAETGNFTEAASRLGITKSAVGKSVTRLEEHLGVNLLLRTTRRLTLTSEGEYYLQQCQIALSILEQANNQVQENQSVLTGKIRLDLPSAFGRKCIMPVLMTLMDKQPLLKMSVSFSERYIDMHEESVDLVVRIGHLPDSSNVIARQLTTQKLALCASPIYLKKYGMPKDIEALSEHRCIVGFRQDAPFYWMLKEADTFRQYIPTPFYELADGDAMLDAVIHGYGIAQLPLWMIGDKLKEGQLQRVLIKTEGYQSPINMMWHKGQKVPPKTRYIADALLQVAKEGGFDE; translated from the coding sequence ATGACTCAATTCAATTCACTCTCTGGTATCACTGCTTTTGTTGCAACCGCTGAAACGGGCAATTTTACTGAAGCTGCGTCGCGTTTAGGAATAACTAAATCAGCGGTTGGAAAGAGTGTTACTCGATTAGAAGAGCACTTAGGTGTCAATTTACTATTAAGGACAACAAGGCGTTTAACGTTGACCTCTGAAGGTGAGTATTACTTACAACAATGTCAAATTGCACTTTCTATTCTTGAACAAGCGAATAATCAAGTTCAAGAAAATCAGTCTGTATTAACAGGAAAAATCCGTCTGGATTTACCCTCTGCCTTTGGTCGTAAATGTATTATGCCGGTTTTAATGACACTGATGGATAAACAGCCTCTGCTTAAAATGAGCGTCTCATTTAGTGAGCGTTATATTGATATGCACGAAGAGAGTGTGGATTTAGTCGTTCGTATTGGGCATTTACCGGATAGTAGCAATGTTATTGCACGGCAATTGACAACACAAAAGTTGGCTCTCTGTGCTTCACCTATTTATTTGAAAAAATATGGTATGCCTAAAGATATCGAGGCGCTATCAGAGCATCGTTGCATTGTAGGATTTCGACAAGATGCACCTTTCTATTGGATGTTAAAAGAGGCAGATACCTTTCGCCAGTACATTCCAACACCTTTCTATGAGCTTGCTGATGGTGATGCAATGCTTGATGCGGTGATCCATGGCTATGGTATTGCTCAACTTCCGTTATGGATGATTGGGGATAAACTTAAAGAGGGACAATTACAACGAGTATTGATCAAAACAGAAGGGTATCAATCTCCGATTAATATGATGTGGCATAAAGGGCAAAAAGTACCACCTAAAACACGTTATATAGCAGATGCATTGCTTCAGGTGGCAAAAGAAGGAGGATTTGACGAGTAA
- the pyrI gene encoding aspartate carbamoyltransferase regulatory subunit produces MTHDHKLKVEAIKRGTVIDHIPAQVGFKILSLFRLTETDERITVGFNLPSENLGKKDLIKIENVFLTPEQANRLAMYAPQATVNIIDDYQVINKMALSLPELLEDVVPCPNSNCISHNEPVQSSFRVKKLASDVVLTCKYCEKEFERHAVIR; encoded by the coding sequence ATGACACATGATCACAAACTAAAAGTTGAAGCTATCAAACGTGGGACTGTTATTGATCATATTCCAGCGCAGGTGGGCTTTAAAATTCTTTCGCTATTTCGTTTAACTGAAACGGATGAAAGAATAACAGTAGGTTTTAATTTACCTTCTGAAAATTTAGGCAAAAAAGACTTAATTAAAATCGAAAATGTCTTTTTAACCCCAGAACAAGCAAACCGTTTAGCAATGTATGCCCCACAAGCAACAGTAAATATTATCGATGATTATCAAGTGATTAATAAGATGGCATTAAGCTTACCTGAATTACTTGAAGATGTAGTGCCTTGTCCTAATAGCAACTGTATTAGCCATAACGAACCAGTACAAAGTAGTTTCCGTGTAAAAAAACTGGCCTCAGATGTTGTATTAACCTGCAAATACTGTGAAAAAGAGTTCGAACGCCACGCGGTTATTCGTTAA